Proteins from a genomic interval of Thermoanaerobacterium thermosaccharolyticum DSM 571:
- the istB gene encoding IS21-like element helper ATPase IstB, with translation MSEINVAKETIKLYAKQLKLPTFAQYTSIIKRMDSNMGYEEFLIELMKKEVASRQENQQKRRIHKAGFPYLKTLDEFDYTRLKYIEQAFIWELATCEFISKRQNVIMIGNTGTGKTHISIGLGLKACKEGHNVKFYTVANLVTELTEAQEYKKLLKLEKQLEKVDLLILDELSYLCFNRNQADLLFRIISDRSEKGSVIVSTNLEFSRWTEMFENTTMVAALVDRLTFRSHVLNMNGESFRRDNSQIE, from the coding sequence ATGAGTGAAATAAATGTAGCTAAAGAAACAATAAAACTTTATGCCAAACAGCTGAAACTGCCTACTTTTGCACAATACACAAGTATTATTAAACGCATGGATAGCAATATGGGATATGAGGAATTTCTCATAGAATTAATGAAAAAAGAAGTAGCTTCCAGGCAAGAAAATCAGCAAAAGCGTCGCATACACAAAGCGGGATTTCCTTACCTGAAAACCCTTGACGAATTTGATTATACCAGACTCAAATACATCGAACAAGCCTTTATATGGGAACTTGCCACATGTGAATTTATATCCAAGCGTCAAAATGTCATTATGATAGGAAACACTGGCACAGGCAAAACTCATATTTCAATAGGCTTAGGGCTAAAGGCTTGTAAAGAGGGGCATAACGTAAAATTCTATACCGTTGCAAATCTTGTAACAGAACTTACAGAAGCACAAGAGTACAAAAAGCTTCTAAAACTTGAAAAACAGCTAGAAAAAGTGGACCTGTTAATTCTAGATGAACTATCATATCTATGTTTTAATAGGAACCAAGCTGATTTATTATTCAGGATAATTTCGGATCGTAGTGAAAAAGGAAGTGTAATAGTATCTACGAACCTTGAATTTTCAAGATGGACAGAAATGTTTGAGAATACTACTATGGTTGCAGCATTAGTAGATCGTCTAACCTTCCGTTCACATGTATTAAATATGAATGGAGAATCTTTCAGGCGTGATAATTCGCAAATAGAGTAG
- a CDS encoding ATP-binding cassette domain-containing protein has protein sequence MGYLEVTNLSKNIGQNEILKSINLNLEKGTIYGFFGRNGSGKTMLFRALCGLIKPTSGTITINNKVLHRDISFPESIGVIIESPGFWDHYTGFENLKVLSSIKNIIGDEDIRKSIKRVGLDPDDRRIYKKYSLGMKQRLAIAQAIMERPDIIILDEPTNSLDENGVQLVREILIEEKKRGALILIASHNKDDIDILSDVKYKVDDGSVIQS, from the coding sequence ATGGGATATTTAGAAGTAACAAACCTTAGCAAAAATATAGGACAAAATGAGATATTAAAAAGTATTAATCTAAATCTTGAAAAGGGTACAATATACGGCTTTTTTGGCAGAAATGGGTCTGGAAAGACAATGCTTTTTAGAGCGTTATGTGGCTTGATCAAGCCGACGTCTGGTACGATAACAATAAATAATAAAGTTCTGCATAGAGATATATCTTTTCCAGAGAGTATAGGCGTAATAATTGAATCACCAGGGTTTTGGGATCATTATACAGGTTTTGAGAATTTAAAAGTTCTATCATCAATAAAAAACATAATAGGTGATGAAGATATTAGAAAATCTATAAAAAGAGTCGGTCTAGATCCAGATGACAGAAGAATATATAAAAAATATTCTTTAGGAATGAAACAACGTCTTGCAATTGCTCAAGCTATTATGGAACGACCTGATATCATAATTCTAGATGAGCCTACAAATTCACTTGATGAAAATGGCGTACAGCTTGTAAGAGAAATATTGATAGAAGAAAAGAAGAGGGGGGCGCTTATACTTATTGCAAGCCACAACAAAGATGACATAGATATATTATCAGATGTTAAATACAAAGTTGACGATGGTTCGGTAATACAATCATAA
- a CDS encoding ABC transporter substrate-binding protein, which translates to MIAVLSLSLVSCSQKTQEKTATNENTTKTEVKVTFPLKITDFMGRQVTIKKEPKRIVSLSPSTTELIYAIGAGKDVVGVTNYDNYPPEVKSVAKVGGYEGPNIEAILAQKPDIVFASNLSGKDQMETLQKSGIPVVVLEAQNINQIYDSIKILGEIIGNVEKGNEIINKMKDKIKEINYKVKDLPKVNVFYVVDTNGNWTAGKGTFIDELITLAGGNNVASDANGWAQYSMEKLMQKNPDVIITSQHATNANNIKNMPGYKDTKAAKDGKIFIISNDDIVTKPSNRIVLGLEEIAKDLHPEAFK; encoded by the coding sequence ATGATAGCAGTGCTTTCATTAAGTCTTGTCTCATGCTCTCAAAAAACTCAAGAAAAAACAGCAACAAATGAAAATACGACGAAAACTGAAGTTAAAGTCACATTTCCATTAAAGATTACTGATTTCATGGGTAGACAAGTAACGATAAAAAAAGAGCCTAAAAGAATCGTGTCGTTATCCCCATCTACAACAGAATTAATTTATGCAATAGGTGCAGGCAAGGATGTTGTCGGCGTTACCAATTACGATAATTATCCCCCAGAGGTAAAAAGCGTTGCAAAAGTTGGAGGATATGAAGGGCCTAATATTGAAGCTATATTGGCACAAAAGCCTGATATAGTTTTTGCGTCAAATCTTTCTGGAAAAGATCAAATGGAGACCCTCCAGAAATCAGGTATACCGGTCGTTGTACTAGAAGCTCAAAACATAAACCAGATATATGACTCAATAAAGATATTAGGCGAAATCATAGGTAATGTAGAAAAGGGTAATGAGATCATAAATAAGATGAAAGATAAGATCAAAGAAATCAATTATAAAGTCAAAGATTTACCGAAAGTAAATGTGTTTTATGTTGTTGATACAAATGGAAACTGGACGGCTGGCAAAGGCACGTTTATTGATGAGCTTATTACATTGGCTGGAGGAAATAATGTAGCAAGTGATGCAAACGGATGGGCACAGTACAGCATGGAAAAATTGATGCAGAAGAATCCTGACGTGATAATTACATCACAACATGCCACAAATGCTAATAACATTAAAAATATGCCGGGTTATAAGGATACAAAGGCAGCAAAGGATGGCAAAATATTTATAATCTCCAACGATGACATTGTCACTAAGCCATCAAACAGAATCGTCTTAGGATTAGAAGAAATTGCAAAAGATTTGCACCCGGAGGCATTTAAATAA
- a CDS encoding HTH domain-containing protein produces MKIAKYDSEGIRKKLLDVIDKYKITLNTLSKVTGIDINWLSDYIDGKRQIDNLSDNLKSFFFTDLIFLLSDGMEIDKDERIKGVIDVLVQIFDLKYETISLYAGLEKQDIENFMNDTNSINYEKKYKLAAACMMLHYIFKQPIIYK; encoded by the coding sequence ATGAAAATTGCAAAATATGATAGTGAAGGAATTAGAAAAAAATTACTGGACGTAATTGACAAATACAAAATCACATTAAACACTTTAAGTAAAGTAACAGGTATTGATATTAATTGGCTTTCAGATTATATAGATGGGAAAAGACAAATAGACAACCTATCAGATAATTTAAAAAGCTTCTTTTTTACCGATTTAATCTTTCTTCTGTCAGATGGAATGGAAATTGATAAAGATGAAAGAATAAAAGGAGTTATTGATGTACTAGTACAAATATTCGACCTCAAATATGAAACTATATCACTTTATGCAGGATTAGAAAAACAAGATATCGAAAACTTTATGAATGACACTAACTCAATTAACTATGAAAAAAAGTATAAGTTAGCAGCTGCTTGTATGATGCTTCATTATATATTCAAACAGCCAATAATATATAAATAA
- a CDS encoding Rpn family recombination-promoting nuclease/putative transposase: MSQKYDITMKNIFSDMADDIMSYFLGLQYTKIDELNIEFARVERRDSDMIFKCTTDKGNVAVHIEFQSENDEKMPYRMLRYSLEIMEKHSLLPYQIVIYIGKDNMKMKNSLSYDFGEQNTLDYKYRIINVGDIKYTDVLKTDYYDLYSLLPLMDQNRRKEEGEKYLERCVEAIKDIPLDINKKKDIAFKAELLSGIIFKREVIEKVFSEVMRMFRIEESETYKMIIEKGIEKGIEKGIEKGIEKGIEKGEKEKSIKIAKKLLKEGMDIDRIAEITELSKEEIKN; this comes from the coding sequence ATGAGCCAGAAATACGATATAACTATGAAAAATATTTTTTCAGATATGGCTGATGACATAATGAGCTATTTTTTGGGACTACAATACACGAAAATCGATGAACTTAATATAGAATTTGCAAGAGTAGAACGCAGAGACAGCGATATGATATTTAAATGCACAACAGACAAAGGAAATGTGGCTGTGCACATAGAATTTCAATCGGAAAATGACGAAAAAATGCCTTACAGGATGCTAAGATATTCCCTGGAGATAATGGAAAAGCATAGTCTCTTACCATATCAGATAGTAATTTATATAGGAAAAGACAATATGAAAATGAAAAATAGCTTAAGCTATGACTTTGGAGAACAAAACACATTAGACTATAAATACAGGATAATAAATGTTGGTGACATAAAATATACTGATGTTTTAAAGACAGACTATTATGACTTGTATTCGCTTCTTCCGCTGATGGATCAAAATAGAAGGAAAGAAGAAGGAGAAAAATATTTGGAAAGATGTGTTGAGGCTATAAAAGATATTCCATTAGACATAAACAAGAAGAAAGACATAGCATTTAAGGCTGAATTATTGTCAGGTATAATTTTTAAAAGAGAAGTTATTGAGAAAGTTTTTTCGGAGGTGATGAGGATGTTTAGGATTGAAGAATCAGAAACATACAAAATGATAATAGAAAAAGGCATTGAGAAAGGAATTGAAAAAGGTATTGAAAAAGGAATTGAAAAAGGTATTGAAAAAGGCGAAAAAGAGAAAAGCATAAAAATTGCAAAAAAGTTGTTAAAAGAAGGTATGGACATCGACAGAATAGCAGAGATTACAGAATTATCAAAAGAGGAGATAAAAAATTGA
- a CDS encoding GAF domain-containing protein, translated as MIEIVSADKDRDIFERSWGRCLKSGLNKSITPNINPVQLEDNLLADAFKNIVGKLDGTIALTDSMLIITDKNGIVLETKSFDKSAEVNYLMKSGMALDELNAGTNAISMVLNTGKISIVRKKEHYIECFKDLSCIAAPIFDKDSNILGVIDITTCNDINDVHKVLLLFLKKTIESDYYELSAKEILNGLDVIDIEILNLLAYGYTDSQISKRIHVSISNVKYHKNKLRKIFNA; from the coding sequence ATGATTGAAATCGTAAGCGCTGATAAAGATAGAGATATATTTGAAAGATCTTGGGGAAGGTGTTTAAAAAGCGGACTTAATAAATCAATAACACCTAATATTAATCCTGTTCAATTAGAAGATAATCTTTTGGCTGATGCATTTAAAAATATAGTAGGTAAATTAGATGGAACAATAGCATTAACTGACAGCATGCTTATTATAACAGATAAAAATGGTATTGTTTTAGAGACAAAATCATTTGATAAATCTGCAGAGGTAAACTATTTAATGAAAAGTGGGATGGCTTTAGATGAATTGAACGCTGGCACAAACGCCATTTCAATGGTATTAAATACTGGCAAGATATCAATCGTAAGAAAAAAAGAGCATTATATAGAATGTTTTAAAGATTTGTCATGCATAGCTGCTCCTATATTTGATAAAGATTCAAATATTTTAGGAGTAATAGATATAACGACTTGTAATGATATAAATGATGTACATAAAGTTTTATTACTCTTTTTAAAAAAGACCATAGAATCAGATTATTATGAATTAAGCGCAAAAGAAATATTAAATGGATTAGATGTGATTGACATTGAGATATTAAATTTATTGGCATATGGGTATACAGATAGCCAGATATCAAAAAGAATACATGTTTCAATAAGCAATGTAAAATATCACAAGAATAAATTAAGAAAAATATTTAATGCATAA
- the istA gene encoding IS21 family transposase, which produces MIIDVNLYQKIREMYTVHQMSQRAIARELKISRNTVRKYCKGDNVPWERKEYSREPDVLTPDVMDFIRQCIKEDEAEGIKKQRHTARRIYHRLVEEKGFKGGESTVRLAVQQLKDEMPKAFILLQFDPGEAAQVDWGEATVYLDNKKVSINLFCMRLCYSCDIFVMAFYRQNEESFLEGNIKAFEHFGGVPHKLIFDNARVAVKEGFGTHARPQARYQALSAHYAFKMEFCNPSKGNEKGLVENLVGWVRRNILVPVPRVNDIDELNQILMTNCLKYRSHQIRGHEQTVGQMYEIDKSLLYSLPKYVFDSSKSISVSVDEYSTVRFDRNNYSVPVKYVGKNVSIKAYGNILTIFYRGQEIAKHNRSYGSNKTTYKLEHYIDLLERKPRAVFNAKPVKDHVKQELLEWGQTLPGGAKDMVKVLRLCVDYGSDKLLEIKKQIPAGVTPTVDLIRSYLIKHSIPEKSTQKIIDTVNVEEVDLSIYDRQYGVAQ; this is translated from the coding sequence GTGATTATCGACGTGAATTTATACCAAAAGATTAGAGAAATGTATACAGTACATCAAATGTCTCAAAGGGCTATAGCAAGGGAATTAAAAATTTCAAGGAATACTGTAAGAAAATACTGCAAAGGTGACAATGTTCCTTGGGAGAGAAAAGAATATTCCCGTGAGCCTGATGTCTTAACTCCTGATGTTATGGACTTTATCAGACAGTGCATTAAAGAAGATGAAGCAGAAGGAATAAAAAAACAACGACATACAGCCAGAAGAATATATCATCGTCTAGTAGAAGAAAAAGGGTTTAAAGGTGGAGAATCCACAGTAAGATTGGCTGTACAACAACTTAAAGATGAGATGCCAAAAGCATTCATCCTACTTCAATTCGACCCTGGAGAAGCAGCACAAGTAGATTGGGGTGAAGCTACTGTGTACCTTGACAACAAAAAAGTTTCTATAAATCTTTTCTGTATGCGACTCTGCTATAGTTGTGATATTTTTGTAATGGCATTTTATCGCCAAAATGAAGAATCATTTTTAGAAGGTAATATAAAAGCATTTGAACATTTTGGTGGTGTACCCCACAAACTAATTTTTGATAATGCAAGAGTTGCAGTAAAGGAAGGTTTCGGGACTCATGCCAGGCCTCAAGCCCGTTATCAAGCATTGAGTGCACATTACGCATTTAAAATGGAATTCTGTAATCCAAGTAAAGGAAATGAGAAAGGACTGGTTGAAAATCTGGTAGGCTGGGTAAGACGCAATATTTTAGTTCCTGTCCCAAGAGTAAATGATATTGATGAGTTAAACCAAATTCTTATGACAAACTGCTTGAAATACCGTTCCCATCAGATACGCGGCCATGAACAGACAGTCGGCCAAATGTATGAAATAGACAAATCATTATTATACTCACTTCCTAAATATGTATTTGATTCGAGCAAAAGCATATCAGTCAGTGTAGACGAGTATTCAACAGTGCGCTTTGATAGAAACAATTATTCAGTACCAGTAAAATATGTAGGCAAAAATGTCAGTATCAAAGCATATGGGAATATATTAACCATCTTTTATCGTGGACAGGAAATTGCTAAACATAACAGAAGCTATGGTTCCAACAAAACAACTTACAAACTAGAACATTACATAGATCTATTAGAACGAAAACCCAGAGCTGTATTCAATGCGAAGCCCGTAAAGGACCATGTCAAACAAGAACTATTAGAGTGGGGACAAACACTTCCGGGTGGAGCAAAAGACATGGTAAAAGTTCTGAGACTTTGTGTAGACTACGGTTCAGACAAGCTTCTAGAGATAAAAAAGCAAATTCCAGCAGGTGTTACACCTACTGTTGATTTAATCCGCAGTTATCTAATAAAGCACAGCATACCAGAAAAAAGTACACAAAAAATTATAGACACAGTAAATGTAGAAGAAGTTGATTTAAGTATATACGATAGACAATACGGGGTGGCACAATGA
- a CDS encoding FecCD family ABC transporter permease, producing the protein MKIKRNIYFFISFLILIASLVFSASVGAVRIPLKGIIEIIFGSGSETNSMILFKLRFPRIIETAVVGMGLSVTGTFFQGLLRNPMADPYVLGISSGAAFGASIAIVLGLGLFGLQFMAFASALVTIYVVYMLSKKGPNVSMQTMLLAGIAISAFMSSIISLMMLLNHNEMSQIVFWTMGGFNLITWSQVFYTMPIIIIGCIALYTFSRDLNVIMTGEEIAEHLGVDTERVKKIILIVGSMITASSVSVGGIIGFVGLIVPHISRLIIGSDNRTLVPFSGILGASFLVLADTLARIAMAPVEIPVGIITAAFGGPFFLYLLIKNKNREVK; encoded by the coding sequence TTGAAAATCAAGAGAAACATATATTTCTTTATATCATTTTTAATTTTGATTGCGTCACTGGTGTTTTCTGCATCAGTGGGTGCAGTTAGGATACCATTAAAAGGCATTATTGAAATCATTTTTGGCAGTGGTAGCGAGACAAACAGTATGATATTGTTTAAGCTTAGATTTCCAAGGATAATTGAGACTGCCGTTGTAGGAATGGGACTTTCTGTCACAGGTACGTTTTTTCAAGGGTTATTAAGAAATCCAATGGCAGATCCTTATGTTTTGGGTATATCATCAGGTGCTGCTTTTGGCGCATCGATTGCAATTGTATTAGGATTAGGACTTTTTGGACTTCAATTTATGGCATTTGCATCAGCGCTTGTAACGATTTACGTGGTTTATATGCTATCTAAAAAAGGCCCAAACGTATCTATGCAGACGATGCTTCTTGCGGGGATTGCCATAAGCGCTTTTATGTCTTCCATTATTTCTCTCATGATGCTTTTAAATCATAATGAGATGTCCCAGATAGTTTTTTGGACCATGGGTGGATTTAACTTGATCACCTGGAGTCAGGTTTTTTATACAATGCCAATAATAATTATAGGATGTATTGCTTTATACACATTTTCGAGAGATTTGAATGTTATTATGACAGGAGAAGAGATAGCTGAACACCTAGGGGTTGATACAGAAAGAGTAAAAAAAATCATATTGATTGTAGGTTCTATGATAACGGCATCTTCTGTTTCAGTAGGAGGAATCATCGGCTTTGTAGGGCTTATAGTGCCACACATATCAAGGCTAATTATAGGATCTGATAACAGGACTTTAGTGCCTTTTAGTGGCATATTAGGTGCTTCATTTTTAGTGCTTGCTGACACATTAGCCAGGATAGCAATGGCACCGGTAGAGATACCGGTTGGAATCATAACGGCAGCTTTTGGAGGGCCCTTCTTTCTCTACCTTCTTATAAAAAATAAAAATAGAGAGGTAAAATAG
- a CDS encoding ABC transporter ATP-binding protein, with amino-acid sequence MDEIVIKVSNLSKRFKDKVIFENVNFELTKGKIYGFTGYNGCGKSVLFKILSGLMLPTDGDVFIHNKKLGKDIDFPPDLGVIIESPGFLDDYSGYYNLKYLASIRNIIGEKEIKDVLKLVGLENDSNKKVKKYSLGMRQRLAIAQAIMENPKILILDEPFNGLDKNGVINIRNLLFNLKKNGTTILIASHISEDIRLLCDEVFEFDNSTLVKVL; translated from the coding sequence ATGGATGAAATAGTTATAAAAGTTTCAAATCTGAGCAAAAGATTCAAAGATAAAGTTATATTCGAGAATGTAAATTTTGAATTGACAAAAGGGAAAATTTACGGATTTACAGGCTATAATGGATGTGGTAAATCGGTCCTTTTTAAGATTCTGTCTGGTCTAATGTTACCTACTGACGGCGATGTCTTTATACACAATAAAAAATTAGGAAAAGATATAGATTTTCCGCCTGATTTAGGAGTTATTATAGAAAGTCCGGGATTTTTAGATGACTATTCCGGATATTATAATTTGAAATATTTAGCATCAATAAGGAATATTATAGGTGAAAAAGAGATAAAAGATGTATTAAAATTAGTTGGTTTAGAAAATGATAGCAATAAGAAAGTAAAGAAATATTCACTTGGAATGAGACAGAGGCTGGCAATAGCGCAAGCAATAATGGAAAATCCAAAAATTTTAATATTGGATGAACCATTTAATGGTCTGGATAAAAATGGTGTTATCAATATAAGAAATTTGCTTTTTAATCTCAAGAAAAATGGTACAACAATATTAATTGCAAGTCATATAAGTGAAGACATTAGATTACTATGTGATGAAGTATTTGAATTTGATAATAGTACATTAGTCAAAGTTTTATAA
- a CDS encoding RNA polymerase sigma factor — protein MLILFDTITDEGQRKKIEDMYVKYSRDMFKVAYNILNDYQLAQDAVQSAFINIINYIEKISDYDCNKIRALVVIIVRNISINMYNKIKRQKNLFIEDADEFFHDDSEPFDEKIINSDIFRRVSEKVKELKTEYADIISLKYYYGYSNKDIANLLNITEDNVRVRLYRARQSLKNALYEYKGDVEI, from the coding sequence TTGCTCATCTTATTTGACACAATTACAGACGAAGGTCAAAGAAAAAAAATCGAAGATATGTATGTAAAGTACAGCAGAGATATGTTTAAAGTTGCATACAACATTTTAAATGACTATCAATTGGCACAAGATGCTGTCCAATCCGCTTTCATAAATATTATCAATTACATTGAAAAAATTTCTGATTATGACTGTAACAAAATAAGGGCATTAGTTGTTATTATAGTTAGAAACATCTCAATAAATATGTACAATAAAATAAAGAGGCAAAAAAATTTATTTATTGAAGATGCGGATGAATTTTTCCATGATGACTCAGAGCCGTTTGACGAGAAGATAATAAACAGTGACATTTTTAGAAGAGTATCTGAAAAAGTAAAGGAGCTAAAGACAGAGTACGCAGACATTATTTCTTTAAAATACTATTACGGATACTCAAATAAAGACATCGCAAATCTTTTAAACATCACGGAAGACAATGTAAGAGTAAGACTGTATCGTGCGCGGCAAAGCCTTAAGAATGCTTTATACGAGTATAAAGGAGATGTTGAAATATGA
- a CDS encoding DUF4367 domain-containing protein — protein MKDLYNEKLKSESKIFEALLEYAGACHVNNIINELEEANSEEIPYPKELDIKIRKMLRHHKRKEAVKKFFISAKKAFPKVAVFFFVAFIGFTVAITTVSAFRTLVFNLIIEIKKDYTDIKLKENNEPSTSSSTSMIPSNWDNEYYLSYVPHGFKISKVESQEITKIIQYTNDKGDFIIFSQSSNENTDMMVDTENAITQKIDINGYEGILIQKNGLNTVVWRKDNNLFSLMSKIDKNELVKAAESIKLKK, from the coding sequence ATGAAAGACCTTTACAATGAAAAGCTAAAATCTGAAAGCAAAATATTTGAGGCATTACTGGAATATGCAGGGGCTTGCCATGTAAACAACATAATTAATGAACTGGAAGAAGCCAATAGTGAAGAAATACCTTATCCTAAAGAACTAGACATTAAAATTAGAAAGATGTTAAGACATCACAAAAGAAAAGAAGCAGTCAAAAAATTCTTCATCTCAGCAAAAAAAGCTTTCCCAAAAGTAGCTGTATTCTTCTTTGTGGCTTTTATAGGTTTTACTGTGGCAATAACAACTGTTTCTGCATTTAGGACTCTCGTCTTTAACCTCATAATAGAAATCAAAAAAGATTATACAGACATAAAATTAAAAGAAAACAATGAACCCAGTACGTCTTCTTCCACATCCATGATTCCATCCAACTGGGATAATGAATATTATCTTTCATACGTGCCACATGGGTTCAAGATAAGCAAGGTAGAGTCACAGGAGATAACAAAAATCATTCAATATACAAATGACAAAGGCGATTTCATAATTTTCAGCCAAAGCTCTAACGAAAACACTGACATGATGGTTGACACAGAAAATGCTATCACACAAAAGATTGATATAAACGGCTATGAGGGCATTTTAATCCAAAAAAACGGATTAAACACCGTCGTTTGGAGAAAAGATAATAATTTATTTTCCTTAATGTCTAAAATCGATAAGAATGAACTTGTAAAAGCTGCTGAAAGTATAAAATTAAAAAAATAA
- a CDS encoding ABC transporter ATP-binding protein — protein MSIVKVEDLHFSYGKIEVLRGINFDIDGFKMVGIIGANGCGKTTLLKNISGYLKPYRGNVYIAGKNVSSMNSREKARLIGYVPQDMYSDFEFSCIDIVMMGRIPYLRRFQKETENDLRIVRESMMLTDTWNLRDRYINELSGGQRQRVYIARALAQEPKILLLDEPISHLDVKYQIELLSILKQLTAKGIIVFAVLHDINLSSQFCDLILLMKDGEIASIGTPNEVITAENIKMVFSVDADVIRNPITDTPLIVISKRQGDDLKIVQSIYDSRNPFWCRKNYNYYWHNRISF, from the coding sequence ATGTCCATCGTAAAAGTTGAAGATCTGCATTTTAGTTATGGCAAAATTGAAGTTTTGAGAGGTATAAATTTTGACATAGATGGCTTTAAAATGGTTGGCATTATTGGAGCCAATGGGTGCGGCAAGACTACGCTTTTGAAGAATATATCGGGGTATTTAAAACCGTATAGGGGAAATGTCTACATAGCAGGGAAAAATGTAAGCAGCATGAATTCAAGAGAGAAAGCAAGATTAATAGGTTATGTGCCACAGGATATGTACTCTGATTTCGAATTTAGTTGCATTGATATAGTGATGATGGGTAGGATACCTTATTTAAGGAGATTTCAAAAGGAGACGGAGAATGATCTTCGCATTGTCAGAGAGTCAATGATGCTCACTGATACGTGGAATTTGAGGGATAGATATATAAATGAATTAAGCGGTGGGCAAAGGCAAAGGGTCTACATCGCAAGGGCATTGGCTCAAGAGCCTAAGATTTTGCTATTGGATGAGCCGATTTCACATTTGGATGTAAAATATCAGATAGAATTGCTTTCAATACTTAAACAATTGACTGCAAAGGGCATAATCGTTTTTGCCGTCCTCCATGACATCAATTTATCATCTCAATTTTGTGACCTTATTTTGCTTATGAAGGATGGAGAGATCGCATCTATAGGGACGCCAAATGAAGTTATAACTGCAGAAAATATAAAGATGGTTTTTTCTGTGGATGCAGATGTAATAAGAAATCCCATTACAGATACACCGCTTATTGTTATTTCAAAAAGACAAGGGGATGATTTGAAAATTGTGCAAAGCATTTATGATAGCCGGAACCCATTCTGGTGTAGGAAAAACTACAATTACTATTGGCATAATAGGATATCTTTCTAA